tatttcacacgtacttaaacagtggggtatattagtcatttccatgttttcaaataactttggaccttagaataagagtaaaatctagttggaccctgctataaataaccttatgggcttaggaccaaacaagaaattttccttgtatatataatttgagaccGAAATACTGGCTCCAGAATGAAAGTTAAGCCAAAATCTTGAATTCTAGAGTTCCTGGCCCCCACCAATAGAAATCGAGGATTACCAATCTACGGTAACGCAAAACATAACCTATCACTCCACCCTTCCCTCCACTCTTCCCTCCGGATAAAGTTTCCCTACTAAAACTCCAAACCTAAATCTCAAATACAGTGATCAACCCTAACAAAACTCTAAACAAAAATGGTAGAGAAACGGCGAGATTTACAACCTGCTCCAGAATGAAAGTTAAGGCAAAATcttgaattctagagctcctggCCCCTACCAATAGAAAACGAGGGTTACCAATCTACGGTAGCACAAAACATAACCTATCACTCCACCCTTCCCTCCACACTTCCTTCCGTATAAAGTTTCCCCTGCTAAAACTCTAAACCTGTAAACCTAAATCTAAAATACAGTGATCAACCCTAACAAAAATCTAAACAAAAATGGTAAAGAAACGACGAGATTTACAACCTGCTCCAACACCGTCACTCATAACAGATGAAGCCTATCTCAATCGTTATTTGCGTGCAAAAAGAATCCGAGATAAACGACAAATCTCAGTGCATCTATCATCTATCAGCCAAGGTTGCTTATGGATCCCAACTTAAAAACCctgtttattattttcttccatatGATCTATGGTTACTAAATCATGTTTTGGTTCCCCTGAGGTTGCTTATGGATCCAAACTTTAAAACCTATTTATAATTTTTTCGTATGATTTGTGGTTAATAGATCACGTTTTATGAAATGGTAAATGATTAAATGATTGTTGAGTTCGGTTGAGTTCTGTTCGGATCAGTATGATTGTTAagattatattttgttattcTATTATATTCTTTTCATGATAGCCACTTCCTTGTGGTAATCATGTTTTTTTCTTAATATATTTTGCCctttttgagtaaaaaaaataaaaaaatctaaatggACTGAGGTTTATGGATGCAGTAAAGATGACGAGTTAGGACAAAATGATTTTTGTTTTCAATCCTTTGCTATTCAATATGAGGCcacaaaaataataagaaaaacagCATAAAGTTATCTTCTTGGTATGATTCATATGTTCTCATCGAATATAATTCATTCTTAAATTATAGGTATGGAGCAAGTCAAACAATGTATATTATCCAAGATATTCAGTTACAAAAAAATTCGCAATAGAGAAAACAGGAGGCTTCGCAAACAAGTTCTAGATACTAAGAGGGCAGCTCAACGGTATTGGTTCCTTGAAGAAGAACTACCATTCTCTGATTCTCATATGGTATTTCTAAGTACAGCTCCGATGAAGATGACATATTCGAGATACCCCATGGTGAAAATGTTGAGCACTCTATAAGTAAGTTATGGTTGTATTAAGTTTCACTATAAATGTATCAGATAACTTGCAAAAAGTGTATATGGGACATTCTCGCAGGATTGGGTATCGAAAAATCTGATTTGGGCACACCCGCTCATACATACAAGCACTGTGGTGCAATGATGTGGTTTCAGGAAAAGACTAACAAATCAAAAGATACTGATTGTGAGTTTGCCATATGTTTTTCCAGCGGTAATGTTGTGCTGCCACTTCTTAAGGATTGTCCAGATTATCTAAAGGGGTTGTTGGACTTTAATGGTGGACAGCGGCCCGCCAAGTTTAGAgaaaagtggttatgggatatcctaacacatatacaaaatgtctagattaccttTTAACTAAAATACAAACTTaaaaaccgtagaagtgatttcaCGTCcgggtttggattaattccaaccgtagaattttatttgaatgtagatttacgtccaggtttggattagttccaaccgtggaagctcattttacgtccaggtttcttttaattccaatcgtagaatccgattttacttCCAGTTTTCtttaaattccaaccgtaaaaatgattttacgtccaggtttgaattatttccaaccgtagaaatgattttacgtccaggtttggattaattccaaccgtggaattttatttgcatgtagttttacgtccaggtttgaattagttccaaccgtagaatctgatttcatgtctagttttcttttaattccaaccatagaagtgATTTTGCGTCCATGTTTGAATTATTTCCAAcagtagaagtgattttacgtccaggtttggattatttccaaccgtagaagtttattttacggccagtttttcttcccacaaaaactttgtcccagaattcaccaagtatacgacaaaattcattaatttaatttttatttaagaacgggcacctagctcagctggtcatcctcgttccccaaagtttcatgcgttccaggatgtcccaggttcgagcccccaatggctaatattgcagaaattaacatggaaggtaaaattagtttgccccccttgtgacacaatctcagccccccatccgcttcggctcctttggataggttacccatgaggaggctcgctggtaggctagcacaacaacctgttcaattaatgtagtagtatttcgttggagcttaacttgttaggcttccaactagtttcatgtaataatcgttatccaataatgaatcataattaaaattaactaaataaggattgtttagtaattataaaattattttagataaggggtttttgatattatttaTAGGTgatccgtttttgtcctattaggtgacccgtttttgtcctaatggaatgtgacgccccaatagtAACCTTCCAAATTTAAATGAAATTTTATTTCGTATCAGGGATGTTGTGATATTTGACAACCTCTCTACAAAGAGGCCAAATATGTTATCTCTATCTAACATGCTCACTCTTACAAACTTAATATCCCTACTCCACTTCTTGTGATGATCATATGATGTCTTAGGAATTTTTTCACAGTCCTCTATATAACCTTCACATCTTGACGAATCCAAAGCAGGATACAATTCCGAATGTTTTTCATAATAGTTGCAAAAATCAGACGTGTACTCGGGAAGGCTAAACAGTCCGCTAGTTCTGACAGCATCTCGCATTTGCTTCCATCTTTGGGTCATGAGACGACGACTAAATTCAAAAAAGCTCTCAGATTTTGCAGAGTATGTTctacaagaaaacttggtttGAGCAACCAAAATCTTAGCAAGAGCCCAAAATTTTGGTCGCTTTAACAGTCAAGCAACCAAAATTCCGACTACCATAAGTTTTAGCGGTTGCTAACCTGTTACCGCTACTTCTTAGATACCAAATAATGTTTTTGGTTGTTCAAGTACTTTTTCCAAGTTCTGTATAGCGAGTGCCATAGTAGGTTAGTAGCTATTTACGTCAAGCGACCACAGACTAGCAAGTCAAAATAAATTTTGGTCGGTCAAACCTGTCTCAGCAACCAAGTTTAGAATCACCAAATCAGAAGAGATCACGAGCACGTAGCTAGCTTAGCTCATTGGTTGGACAGTTTACTAATCATCCTGCATAAGGGTTCGAAAAAAACAATGAATTTAATCCAATAGATATACACCCAATCGTAATTCAAATTCTCCCCTAAACAATTGTTTGTGTCAAGTTACACTTAATCCAACTTACAGCTGAATTCAATCGACACTTATGTTCAAAATCCGAGAAACACTAATAAAAACTCAAAATTCACACTAGTACAATTCATTTATTCTATCACTCAACACACTGCCAGATTTGTGTAGATAATGACTTGCTTGCAAGAATTATTGCTTCTCCCCACTTTCTTCTCCTCCACAGCTTTTTGTAGCTCCGTTTGAAACTGCTCATATTAATGCAAAACAGAACGACAAGGGTCATTACGCATACATCAAGTTAAAATATGAAAACACAACAGATAACAGAAGCAGAAATAAGAACTAGGAGAGAGTGACACACCTCAAGTTGGTCGGAAGGCTTTTTTTAATCTCTCGCTGCAATTGAATTACTTCTGATTCAGGTCCAGACCTTTAAGCAGAAATGAATACTAGTTATGACTTGTGAGTATATACAGATTATGCAAGATGGTGACTATAGCAAGATTCGTAAAATGGGTATGCGCATATACTAGTGACAAGCAAGGTGCTGAGAAGACCGCAGGTTTTTCCaatcaagaaagaaaataaaaagaaaaagaaatttcgGTCTGCAGAAATGATCTAGCAGAACCAATCTTCGAACTTTTGTAAAGACCCGACATTAGATTCATGGTTTACGGCAACTAGGTGAATACAGAACACTTATGATTGAACTCCTTGTCTTGTTAAATAGGTTGTATTTTAAAGATGAATCAATATGAGTATTTACCCTGAACTGAAGTTACACATGTTCTTATGAGTTCCCCGTTAGTCACCAAATTGATATTCCTGAATAACTAACCAAACAATCATTATGCAAGGTTAAAAGAGATGTGCATGACTTACTTCTTTGATGGCTTGATTTGTTTTTCAGGTGTTGCATTCGTGTTTGTAAACTATGAAATGAAGGACCTTTTATCTGCAGAATTATAAGAAAACAGTGACTACTCATGATGGACAaactatgataaaaaaaaaaaacatagaggGGAATTGGCTAAGTAAATGTCAAGATAGGTGTAAAATTATCATGGCTATTGCTTCGAATGGCACAGGTCCCATCAGCTTACATAGTACATGTACAAAGTAAGGAAAAACTGATATACCTATATAAGAATTTGTACAATTCAATTGTATACTTTGAAACACTCTAAATGGACATTTGTACACAGCTCAAAGGTAGGACTTACATGGATATTGACTGAGATGAACCTAGCAggtaatgcatgtgtaactcaaaCCCGTAAAACAGAAGTTTTCTTACCGTTCCAATGGAGGGCTTCTCCTTGCTATCCTCTGTTAGAAGTAACCCACCAGCAGTTTCCTTCTCGGCCTCCTCAACCTGAACACGATCATGTGTAAGAACCACTATTAAATAGGAAATCACTCAAAtatgtaatcacaaattatactACAACCAAAATAATGCAACGAGTAACAAccccaatctaaaatattgccTGCTTAGGTAAAAGAAACCATGTTCACATGAACCCAATACTACTATGGTGCCTCATAGTGCAAGGTCCAACCCTCCCCTGTAAAATTTACGTGCAATTGTTTTTCCAATTTATTACTGTCCCAAGCCATTCTTTACTTATATCGACACCTTAAATTTCTCTAGATTTATGAAGAATCTGACTATGTAAAGTGGGAACATACGTTAATTAACACGCGTTCGCTCAGGGGCTTAAAATCCTTGACATCTTCGGTCTCGAGAATACCAACAATGCCATCGTTATTCAATAAAAGATGGCTTACTCCATTCAAGTCCACTTCAGTTCCGACATATTTGGAGTAAATGATTTGAGCACCAGTCTACCAACAAATCAGCTTACAATTGTTAATGTCAATTCAAAACCATAGACACACAGAAGATAAATACCCTTAGCTGAGTTAATCATTACCTTCACACTAACATCGACTTGGGCCTTTCCGACGGTCTTACCCTTCTCAATAGCAAGGATCTCACTTCCTTGTGGCTTAGTCTGAGCGGTAGAAGGCGACTGAATACCACCTGTGGTCTTCTGCGCTGCTGTCTTGGCTACAACAAGCACCCTGTCTCCCAAGGGATTGTGTCTCCCAACGGCTTGAGGGCAGTGTACAGTAAAAAAAAATAGAGCAAGgtcaattataataaaaatattccAACTAGCAACAAGTGAGTAAAGGTAGGATCCCTGAAAAAAAGTTGACAGTCATGGTACTTCATTATCACATACAAATGAAGATGAACCAGCAACTGAATCCAATGGATTCGCATAGAAATGATATAGTTCACAAATGTTATCCCATACCTAAACAGGCTTCAAATAAACACACTGAGCAAAAAAATCTACCAAAGCATAATGCCTAGTGGTGAGCATAAGAATGAGCCTTTTCTTTCACAAACCCTCTAATATCTCAATTATGACTCAAACAACATAAACGCTTGTCACTTGTCAGCATAATGGTAGGCATCACAATCATCCTTTACTTTGACAAACTCTCTCGTATTGCAACAGAAAGCAAATCAGACTACTGTTACCTACATGGCTGCCCGACTGGAACAACATAAATCACATATTTGTTAAATAAAAATATCTTCTAATCAGAACCCAAAGCAGCGATTCATAAGACAATGACTAAGAAATCACAACCGAAAAAGCAATACCCAAACGATTAAAATTCACAGGGATTTTAATTTGGGTAGTAACAAATTTGTAATACAGAGAAAGCCCAATTTGTTAAGCTCAACTCCATCACTACCCACTTCTAAAAATCTCAAATTTCCCCTATTACATGAACAGACAATTCTAAAAACTCAACCCACATTTCAATTGAATGAAATCCCACTTTGAAGAAAATCAATTTTGTTCCTTAATTCAATGAAAGTCTATCTAAGAAAAGTAAAATAAACGAAGAAAACATCTAATAGAGAAAGATACAAGCCTgtataaaaactaaataaaacgaGCACGCCCAAAGAGATTTAAGTAAAAAGATGAAATATCTAGCTTACTAAATCTTGATAAATTCTTGGTAAAAGAAACAATTTTCactgaaaaaaaattgaatcaatcaattgtcaACAGTAACCGGACAAAATCGAAGTAATAAATTGATTAAAACCCCAAAATTAAATGAACCGCTCAAGAAATCCAAAAATCAAACAAATCCCATACTGATAAAACCCTGGATCTGAACAATATATAGCATCAAAACTTTCTCAAGGGaataaaaagagaaatcagaacaaaCCTAAAACTGTAACGGCCGCGTCATTCCCTTTCAATTTCTGAGAGAGAAACGAGGGATTCGAGTTCCTTTCAAACTGTGAACTAGAGATGTTATGGATTTGAGGTTTAATTCCGGAAACAAGTTTTACTTTTTGTTTTACTTCATAAGATATGTGATGGAATATTCTTACTTTAATGAAATAGATACAGAAAAGGCattatcatgaaagataatatccgatatccgttaaAGAATGCATATGcatattttttaaattttatttgaaTAATATATTTAGTTGTTAACTTGGTAATTTATGAAGACgtagaaataaaaatattatggaaGAACAAAAACATAACTAGTTTTAAGTCACCGGATTATTTGTTGCACATATTTCGGTAAGGCTaacttggtcattttcacaattacCTGAATGTTTGTTGTGCCTTTTCTGGCAAGGGTGATTTGGTCATTTTTGAAGTAACCGATTATTTGTTGCACATATCTCGcaagggtaatttggtcattttcgaAAATGTCTGATTATTTGTTTCACATTTTTCGGAAAGGGTGATTTGATCATTTTCACAATCATCGAACTATTTATTGCACATATTCCGGCAAGTGTAAATTGGCCATTTTCGAAGTCACCGAATTATTTGTTGTGTCCAACAAGGGTATAACAGTCAATTTTAAATAAATGACTGgcaaagggtaaaatggtcattctATAGATATTCCTTGGGACTTATGATGAAGACAGACTCAAATTCGACGAATGAAGAGGGATTGATTCGATCCGATCGATCTAGAAAGAGTTTATCCGGCCAGGCGTGGCGTGACCTGTTCCTCATGGGAATTTCCAATGGAAGTACGGTTTGCATTAACCATACAAAACCCAAGGAATCAAAGAAAAACCAAGTGAGCTCGAGTGATATATTGGATAGAAATTAGTAGATAATAAGTGAAATTGACCAAAGTCAACTAAAATTAAGTTAAAATTATAGATAACTGGAAAAAACGATGAAAAACGATTGAAAATGACCGATGCGACCAAAATTGGAAAGATAGACGAGTAACAATGAAAATCAAGTGAGGTCGAGTTTTATTTGATAATATTAGTATATAAGAAATGAAATTGACTAAGGTTGATGGATATTCGGTTAAGATGATGGATAACAAGAGAAAACGATAGAATTTGAGAGAAATTGAGTGAGACGACCGACATACGAAAAAATTGACGGGTAACAAACTAAACTAAGTAAACCAGATGGAAATCCGGACTGAATTAATAGGTAAATACGAGTTCGCATAGTAGTGAGCTGGAAGAAATTGGAAAAACAACCTTTTTAAATTGAGGCGATTGCGTCAAATTAAACAAGTGTAATCAGAATTCGATACTTCAATTGTAAATCTAAAATTTGATAGTTGAACTTAAGGAATTCAGATAAAACTTAAGGTATATGAATCTtaatttttaaataaaattttGAGTTTCAATTTCTCTGCACAAAGTTTGTGACGTCAGAAGGTTGTTTTTCATCCTATATAAGGCGGTCGGCCGAAAATCATTAGGATTCTTTATAGGAAATTTGGACGGTGAATAATGCATAGTCATATGAATATACAGTGTAATTTTTTGGGCAGCGGATATTTAATTTCGGGTTTTCATACGGATTAAGCGGATAAAATTGAGACCGAAGAAATAGAACTAAGCGCACAAAATTGACCGATATCGAGTCTTTCATAA
This DNA window, taken from Papaver somniferum cultivar HN1 chromosome 3, ASM357369v1, whole genome shotgun sequence, encodes the following:
- the LOC113359611 gene encoding 20 kDa chaperonin, chloroplastic-like, with the translated sequence MWVEFLELSVHGSYLYSLVASWNIFIIIDLALFFFTVHCPQAVGRHNPLGDRVLVVAKTAAQKTTGGIQSPSTAQTKPQGSEILAIEKGKTVGKAQVDVSVKTGAQIIYSKYVGTEVDLNGVSHLLLNNDGIVGILETEDVKDFKPLSERVLINVEEAEKETAGGLLLTEDSKEKPSIGTIKGPSFHSLQTRMQHLKNKSSHQRISNGATKSCGGEESGEKQ